The Brevibacillus brevis genome contains a region encoding:
- the flhA gene encoding flagellar biosynthesis protein FlhA, with protein MGFKFKEVGTILFVISIVVMMVIPLPSALLDLLLILNISLALTILLVSMYTKETLEFSIFPTVLLITTLFRLALNVSTTRNILSHGEGGKVIETFGSFVVGGNQVVGFVVFLILIIIQFIVITKGSERVAEVAARFTLDAMPGKQMSIDADLNAGMITEADARVRRKKIENEADFYGAMDGASKFVKGDAIAGIIIFIVNIIGGFIIGMLIHDMSFAESASRFTTMSVGDALVSQIPALLISTAAGIIVTRSTSGEGLGEDIVKQMFSFPRLLYIVAGCMLLLGLFTPIGILPVLPVCGIMAFAAWKMEKNQKMQIQESADKVEEQQMEEVRSPESVVNLLQVDPIEFEFGYGLIPLADVKQGGDLLDRVIMIRRQIALEMGIVVPVIRIRDNIQLRPNEYMIKIKGNQVAKGEIMLDHYLAMSPGIEDDSIVGIETVEPAFGLPALWVTEENKEIAELSGYTVVDPPSVVATHLTEVIKRHAHELLGRQETRALIDNVRETAPVLVDELIPSLLAIGDVQKVLQKLLREKVSVRNLHVILEALADHALYTKDPDVLTEYVRQAMARQITLQFTEPGQPLHVLTAGAGLEKAISERVEQSEQGSYLAMDPETSQRIFQNMSTEVSKMINSGQQPIILSSPAVRMYLRQLVDRMMPDVPVLSYSELEPHVEVQSVGMVNIS; from the coding sequence GTGGGATTCAAATTTAAAGAAGTTGGTACGATCCTTTTTGTCATAAGCATTGTTGTCATGATGGTAATCCCACTTCCTTCAGCGCTACTAGATTTGCTGTTGATTTTGAATATCTCCCTTGCATTGACCATCTTGCTTGTGTCGATGTATACAAAAGAAACTTTGGAATTCTCGATCTTTCCGACGGTTTTGCTTATTACAACCCTTTTTCGACTAGCCTTGAACGTGTCGACGACGAGAAACATTTTATCGCACGGTGAAGGCGGTAAAGTTATTGAAACGTTCGGTAGCTTTGTAGTCGGAGGTAATCAAGTTGTCGGTTTCGTCGTGTTTCTGATCTTGATCATCATTCAGTTTATCGTAATCACCAAAGGTTCTGAGCGTGTAGCTGAGGTAGCAGCACGTTTTACGCTCGACGCGATGCCTGGTAAACAGATGAGTATCGACGCGGATCTGAATGCAGGAATGATCACAGAAGCAGATGCACGTGTCCGAAGAAAAAAGATTGAGAACGAAGCTGACTTTTATGGAGCAATGGATGGTGCCAGCAAATTCGTAAAAGGGGACGCCATCGCGGGTATTATCATTTTTATCGTAAATATTATTGGTGGTTTTATCATCGGGATGCTCATTCACGATATGAGCTTTGCCGAGTCTGCCTCTCGATTCACTACCATGTCTGTCGGTGACGCACTGGTGAGCCAGATCCCAGCGCTCTTAATCTCGACCGCAGCAGGTATTATTGTAACGCGTTCCACTTCTGGTGAAGGTTTGGGAGAAGACATCGTCAAGCAAATGTTCAGCTTTCCGCGTCTTCTCTATATCGTAGCCGGATGCATGCTTTTGCTGGGGCTCTTTACACCGATTGGAATTCTGCCTGTACTTCCGGTATGCGGGATAATGGCATTTGCTGCTTGGAAAATGGAGAAGAACCAAAAGATGCAAATTCAAGAATCCGCCGATAAGGTGGAAGAGCAGCAAATGGAAGAAGTACGCAGTCCAGAAAGCGTCGTAAACCTGTTACAGGTCGATCCGATCGAATTCGAGTTCGGTTATGGCTTAATCCCGCTTGCCGATGTGAAGCAGGGAGGAGATTTGCTAGATCGGGTTATTATGATTCGAAGACAAATCGCACTCGAGATGGGGATCGTTGTACCGGTCATTCGTATACGTGACAACATCCAGCTTCGACCGAATGAATACATGATCAAAATAAAAGGCAACCAGGTCGCAAAAGGGGAAATCATGCTGGATCACTATCTGGCGATGAGCCCGGGGATCGAAGATGATTCCATTGTTGGTATAGAAACCGTAGAACCTGCGTTTGGATTGCCTGCATTATGGGTAACAGAAGAGAATAAGGAGATTGCTGAGCTGTCTGGGTATACAGTTGTCGATCCGCCATCTGTTGTAGCTACACATCTGACAGAGGTCATTAAGCGACATGCCCACGAATTGTTAGGTCGCCAGGAAACAAGGGCCCTGATCGACAATGTACGGGAGACAGCACCAGTTCTCGTAGACGAGCTGATTCCAAGTCTGCTGGCCATTGGGGACGTACAAAAAGTATTGCAAAAGCTGTTGCGTGAAAAAGTGTCTGTTCGAAATCTCCACGTCATTCTCGAAGCACTTGCGGATCATGCCTTGTATACAAAAGATCCAGATGTACTGACAGAATATGTGAGACAAGCGATGGCGAGACAGATTACACTCCAATTTACGGAGCCAGGACAACCACTTCACGTGCTTACAGCTGGAGCAGGATTGGAAAAAGCAATCTCTGAACGTGTGGAACAGTCTGAGCAAGGAAGCTATCTGGCGATGGATCCGGAAACGTCTCAGCGAATTTTCCAAAACATGTCGACTGAAGTGAGCAAAATGATCAACTCGGGTCAACAGCCGATCATTCTTTCTTCACCAGCGGTCCGAATGTACTTGCGTCAATTAGTAGATCGCATGATGCCAGACGTTCCCGTTTTGTCGTACAGCGAGCTCGAACCACATGTTGAAGTGCAAAGCGTAGGGATGGTGAACATTTCGTGA
- the flhF gene encoding flagellar biosynthesis protein FlhF — translation MRVKRYIVDSMPEAMEKIRTDLGMDAVILNSKPIKTGGLFGMFGKQRIEVIAAVDEKASERENPTVAAEHRTNNVLPKSQTGTYTAAQAYRRPPVTKASENQQVESTGREQLVAAMAQTAVAAPPKEEISDTRDVQKQGELAEQHAPVTTSQERVLHASNHDAIATEMRDMRQMFQKLLVHDLSEQLPPAIQSIRAQLLKQEVTEELTAEIIRKVMEMSQPGEKWTEEEAFAVCRSIVTSMIEPYTVSSPKLGKNVRYAFFFGPTGVGKTTTIAKLAANSMLKEKRKIGFITADTYRMAAVEQLKTYANILNVPLEVVFSPKEMAAAMERLSDCDLIFVDTAGRNFRNDEYVEGIRELLEHGKDSVNYLVLSLSSKFNDMKAIVQNFAEVPVKQVIFTKADETNSFGTMLNVCQEMNLQLSYVTTGQNVPDDIVVATPELVSTMIMGE, via the coding sequence GTGAGGGTAAAACGTTACATTGTCGATTCGATGCCAGAAGCAATGGAAAAAATCAGGACGGACTTAGGAATGGATGCAGTGATTCTTAATTCCAAGCCGATCAAAACAGGTGGATTGTTCGGGATGTTTGGCAAACAACGAATCGAAGTAATCGCTGCTGTCGATGAAAAGGCATCCGAGCGAGAAAATCCCACAGTAGCAGCTGAACATCGAACCAACAACGTTTTGCCCAAATCGCAGACGGGTACGTACACGGCTGCTCAAGCGTATCGAAGACCGCCTGTGACAAAAGCATCGGAGAATCAACAAGTTGAATCAACAGGTAGAGAGCAGCTCGTAGCCGCGATGGCACAAACCGCGGTTGCGGCGCCTCCAAAAGAAGAGATCTCAGATACGAGAGATGTGCAAAAGCAAGGTGAGCTAGCTGAGCAGCATGCTCCTGTCACGACCTCCCAAGAAAGAGTGTTACACGCGAGCAATCATGACGCGATTGCCACTGAAATGCGAGATATGCGTCAAATGTTTCAAAAGCTGTTAGTGCATGACTTAAGTGAACAACTTCCTCCGGCGATACAGTCTATTCGTGCACAGTTATTGAAGCAAGAAGTGACTGAAGAGTTAACAGCGGAAATCATTCGAAAAGTAATGGAAATGTCGCAACCGGGTGAAAAGTGGACGGAGGAAGAAGCGTTTGCGGTATGCCGATCAATTGTCACTTCCATGATCGAGCCATATACAGTATCTTCACCAAAGTTGGGTAAGAACGTACGGTATGCTTTCTTTTTCGGTCCGACGGGGGTTGGAAAAACAACGACCATTGCGAAGCTTGCGGCGAACAGCATGTTGAAAGAAAAACGAAAAATCGGCTTTATCACGGCTGATACGTATCGAATGGCGGCTGTAGAACAATTGAAGACGTACGCAAACATTTTGAATGTCCCGCTGGAGGTTGTCTTTTCTCCGAAAGAAATGGCGGCAGCGATGGAACGCTTAAGTGATTGTGACCTCATTTTTGTCGATACCGCTGGACGAAATTTTCGCAACGATGAGTACGTGGAAGGCATTCGTGAATTGTTGGAGCATGGAAAAGACAGCGTGAACTACCTAGTACTTAGCTTGAGCTCCAAATTCAACGATATGAAAGCGATCGTCCAAAATTTTGCGGAAGTTCCAGTGAAGCAAGTCATTTTTACAAAAGCGGATGAAACGAACAGCTTTGGCACAATGCTGAATGTTTGTCAGGAGATGAATCTACAACTCTCCTATGTAACGACAGGTCAAAATGTACCAGATGATATCGTTGTAGCTACACCCGAGCTGGTTTCAACGATGATTATGGGAGAGTAA
- a CDS encoding MinD/ParA family protein: MRDQAEQLRERMLQNKKSRPTRLVTVTSGKGGVGKSNFSLNFGLGLIEKGHKAVLFDLDLGLANLDVLMGITPKKHLFHLLEPDTTVWDIIEHGPGGLEFIAGGSGFTQIMQLDDEKLDRLFSHLDPLQGYADTIIFDTGAGFSKESMRFMLSSDEVILVTTPEPPAITDAYAVIKMLHARNPAVSIRLVINRASSEREGKMTADKLAMVSKRFLNMDIQSLGYVSDDPYVSKAVKLQRPFLLTYPQSQAARSIRNLVERYLDRPDTSDTSVSGLKGFLARLRHFIR; this comes from the coding sequence ATGCGTGACCAAGCAGAGCAACTCCGTGAGCGGATGCTACAAAACAAGAAGTCACGACCAACTAGACTGGTGACAGTGACGAGTGGAAAAGGTGGTGTCGGCAAGTCCAATTTCAGCTTGAATTTTGGACTTGGTTTGATTGAGAAGGGTCATAAAGCGGTTTTGTTTGACTTGGATCTGGGTCTGGCAAATCTGGATGTATTAATGGGAATTACCCCAAAAAAGCATCTGTTTCATTTGTTAGAGCCAGATACGACTGTTTGGGACATTATCGAGCACGGGCCAGGAGGCTTAGAGTTCATCGCGGGTGGTTCTGGATTTACGCAGATTATGCAGTTAGATGATGAGAAGCTAGATCGCTTATTCTCGCATCTGGACCCGCTGCAAGGCTATGCCGACACTATCATTTTTGATACGGGAGCAGGTTTTTCAAAAGAATCCATGCGATTCATGCTCTCCTCAGACGAGGTCATCCTCGTTACCACCCCCGAACCACCAGCGATAACGGATGCATATGCAGTCATCAAGATGCTACACGCACGTAATCCCGCTGTCTCTATTCGCTTGGTGATTAATAGAGCGTCGTCGGAGAGAGAAGGGAAAATGACGGCGGACAAGCTTGCGATGGTTTCCAAACGCTTTTTGAATATGGATATTCAGTCGCTTGGATATGTTTCTGATGATCCTTACGTTTCAAAAGCTGTTAAACTGCAGCGTCCTTTTCTACTTACATATCCACAATCGCAAGCCGCGAGAAGCATACGAAATCTGGTAGAACGGTATTTGGATCGTCCGGATACTTCAGATACTTCTGTCAGTGGTCTCAAAGGTTTTCTTGCGAGGTTGAGGCACTTCATACGATGA
- a CDS encoding protein-glutamate methylesterase/protein-glutamine glutaminase — MSKIRVLVTDDSAFMRKVISDILSTDPEIEVIDRAKNGLECIEKCKELAPDVLTLDIEMPVMNGLDALEKLMNECPVPIVMLSSLTKEGAEATIHALELGAFDFVTKPSGPISLDIHKVGDRLIERVKAAAASKVRLRKQIPRVVKPVSSESKPAPVTPASPVIRTKIPSPPAVMRSQVGGKARLVVLGTSTGGPKALQSVLTAIPANFPAPIAIVQHMPAGFTKSLANRLDSLCQIRVTEVVDGEYLENGTAYIAPGGFHFEVRQVNGRLQAYLHQEEPRGGHRPSVDILFESVSQLTNVDKWAIIMTGMGNDGTKGLKLMKELGRVTSIVEDESSCVVYGMPRAAIQAGLADNVAPLEKIPELLCKLLH, encoded by the coding sequence ATGAGCAAAATCCGGGTTCTCGTCACGGACGATTCAGCATTCATGCGTAAAGTGATTTCGGACATTTTATCTACTGATCCTGAGATTGAAGTGATTGATCGAGCCAAGAATGGACTCGAATGTATAGAAAAATGTAAAGAACTGGCGCCGGATGTCCTCACACTCGACATTGAAATGCCGGTCATGAACGGTTTGGACGCACTGGAAAAGCTGATGAATGAGTGCCCGGTTCCGATCGTCATGTTGAGCAGCCTGACAAAAGAAGGGGCCGAAGCTACAATTCATGCGTTGGAACTAGGCGCGTTTGACTTTGTAACGAAGCCTTCTGGTCCAATTTCTCTCGACATTCACAAAGTGGGCGATCGTCTTATCGAGCGCGTGAAGGCTGCGGCAGCGTCGAAAGTACGTTTGAGAAAGCAGATCCCTCGCGTAGTCAAACCGGTATCTTCCGAATCAAAACCTGCACCGGTTACACCGGCATCTCCAGTAATACGTACGAAAATACCGAGCCCGCCTGCCGTGATGCGGTCACAAGTGGGCGGAAAGGCAAGACTGGTGGTTCTGGGGACTTCCACGGGTGGTCCTAAAGCATTGCAGAGTGTACTGACTGCAATTCCGGCGAACTTTCCGGCACCAATTGCCATCGTTCAGCATATGCCAGCAGGTTTCACAAAATCGTTAGCAAATCGACTAGACTCGTTATGCCAAATTCGAGTAACCGAGGTTGTCGATGGCGAGTATTTGGAAAATGGTACAGCGTACATCGCTCCAGGAGGCTTCCATTTCGAAGTTCGTCAAGTAAATGGGAGACTGCAGGCCTATTTGCATCAAGAGGAGCCACGAGGCGGTCACAGACCGTCTGTCGATATTCTGTTTGAATCAGTCAGTCAATTGACAAATGTAGACAAATGGGCAATCATCATGACAGGCATGGGAAATGATGGGACTAAAGGACTAAAGCTTATGAAGGAGCTTGGCCGTGTCACAAGTATTGTTGAAGATGAGTCGAGTTGTGTCGTATACGGAATGCCACGAGCAGCGATTCAAGCAGGCTTGGCAGACAACGTGGCCCCATTGGAAAAGATTCCAGAGCTGTTGTGCAAGCTCTTGCACTGA
- a CDS encoding chemotaxis protein CheA, with protein sequence MDMNQYLDMFIEESKEHLQAINANLLLLESDPGNIGHVKEIFRSAHTLKGMSATMGFEDMASLTHEAENVLDLIRNQKLTITSDIMDAIFQSVDLIEGMVIDITEGGDGSADVSAIVKKLRAIVAGDFSAEQEVAVATMEVEAPQEESTPAEDHELDDYAMMVLKQSQELGNNVLWIKVTLNENCLLKAARSYMVFDQLESMGEVIKTKPAVEDIENERFEQSFEIAYVTEQSIEKVRTTILNISEIQDVTIENIQLKSEAPPAPVVQQAPAPAEKGAAEAPQAPVKKATAGGKTIRVDIERLDILMNLFSELVIDRGRLEQLAREIGKNELQETVEHMSRISGDLQNIILTMRMVPVEQVFNRFPRMIRDLQKDLNKKVNLEIIGAETELDRTVIDEIGDPLNHLLRNSLDHGIESPADRKKAGKPEEGKIELRAFHSGNHVFIEVKDDGAGINKDKVLKKALERGIVNPATADSMSDKQIHELLFAAGFSTAEVVSDISGRGVGLDVVKSKIESLGGSVSVDSVRGQGTTFLIQLPLTLSIISAMLVQVKDEKYAVPLSSIIETAVFKKDQIMMAHRQKVIDFRGRVVPLVSLQDIFQVPDNGETMEDEVAVVIVRKGEKMAGLVVDSFIGQQEIVLKSLGKYLVNVFAISGATILGDGQVALIIDCNSLIK encoded by the coding sequence ATGGATATGAATCAGTATTTGGACATGTTTATTGAGGAGTCAAAGGAACACCTACAGGCAATCAACGCCAATTTGTTACTCTTGGAAAGTGATCCGGGTAATATTGGCCACGTCAAAGAGATTTTTCGTTCCGCACATACATTGAAGGGTATGTCGGCGACCATGGGCTTTGAAGACATGGCGAGTTTGACTCACGAAGCGGAAAATGTACTTGACCTGATTCGCAATCAGAAGTTAACGATTACCAGTGACATCATGGACGCTATTTTTCAGAGCGTAGATTTGATTGAAGGCATGGTAATCGATATCACAGAAGGTGGAGACGGTTCAGCAGATGTATCCGCTATTGTAAAGAAACTCCGGGCGATTGTTGCGGGAGACTTCTCAGCCGAGCAGGAAGTAGCAGTTGCTACGATGGAAGTGGAAGCACCGCAAGAGGAAAGTACACCAGCTGAAGATCATGAGCTCGATGATTATGCAATGATGGTCTTGAAGCAGTCTCAGGAGCTCGGAAACAACGTTTTGTGGATCAAAGTGACATTGAATGAAAACTGCTTGCTCAAGGCTGCCCGCTCTTACATGGTTTTTGATCAGTTGGAATCCATGGGTGAAGTGATCAAAACGAAGCCAGCTGTTGAAGATATTGAGAATGAGCGATTTGAACAATCGTTTGAAATCGCATATGTGACGGAGCAATCGATTGAAAAAGTACGTACTACGATTCTTAACATTTCGGAAATCCAAGATGTGACAATCGAAAACATTCAATTGAAGAGTGAAGCTCCACCTGCTCCCGTAGTGCAACAGGCACCAGCACCAGCTGAGAAAGGAGCAGCAGAAGCTCCTCAAGCACCAGTGAAGAAGGCGACGGCTGGTGGAAAAACAATTCGTGTGGATATTGAACGTTTGGATATCTTGATGAATCTGTTTAGCGAATTAGTCATTGACCGCGGTCGTCTGGAGCAGTTGGCACGGGAGATTGGAAAGAACGAACTGCAGGAAACCGTGGAGCACATGAGTCGGATTAGTGGCGATTTGCAAAACATCATTCTGACCATGCGCATGGTTCCGGTGGAGCAAGTATTCAATCGTTTCCCACGTATGATTCGTGATCTACAAAAAGATCTGAATAAAAAAGTGAATCTGGAGATTATCGGTGCGGAGACAGAATTGGACCGTACCGTCATCGACGAAATCGGCGACCCACTCAATCACTTGCTGCGTAACTCGCTTGACCACGGAATTGAGTCTCCAGCAGATCGGAAAAAGGCGGGTAAGCCAGAGGAAGGAAAAATCGAGCTCCGCGCTTTCCACAGTGGGAACCATGTATTTATTGAAGTAAAAGATGACGGAGCTGGAATCAATAAAGATAAGGTTCTCAAAAAAGCGCTTGAGAGAGGGATTGTCAATCCTGCTACTGCAGATAGCATGAGCGACAAGCAAATCCACGAGTTGCTATTTGCAGCAGGTTTTAGTACAGCGGAAGTTGTTTCTGATATTTCCGGTCGTGGTGTTGGTCTGGATGTCGTTAAGTCCAAAATTGAATCGTTGGGCGGCAGTGTCAGCGTAGATTCTGTACGCGGCCAGGGCACGACTTTCCTCATTCAATTGCCACTTACGCTCTCTATCATTTCCGCGATGCTGGTACAAGTGAAAGATGAGAAGTACGCTGTCCCACTCAGCTCCATCATTGAGACGGCTGTATTTAAAAAAGATCAAATCATGATGGCTCACCGCCAAAAAGTGATCGACTTCCGGGGACGTGTAGTGCCGCTCGTTTCGCTGCAGGACATTTTCCAAGTGCCTGATAATGGGGAAACGATGGAAGATGAAGTGGCAGTCGTCATCGTACGTAAAGGTGAGAAAATGGCAGGCCTTGTCGTCGATTCGTTCATCGGTCAACAAGAGATTGTTCTAAAATCTCTCGGCAAATATCTGGTTAATGTATTTGCCATTTCAGGTGCAACGATCCTGGGAGACGGTCAGGTCGCGCTCATCATAGATTGTAACTCGCTGATTAAGTAG
- a CDS encoding chemotaxis protein CheW, whose amino-acid sequence MLDQKEVISEVKVIVFRLKDEEYGVEVHQVKSIEKLEHITRVPRTPSFVKGVINLRGVVTPIIDLRNRFSLEESVYSEATRIIIVAVGELEVGLIVDAANDVIDIPVDAIEPPPEVVGGVEAAYLRGVAKLDKRLLILLNLDKVLSTEEIKQLDAIEG is encoded by the coding sequence ATGCTCGATCAAAAAGAAGTCATTAGCGAAGTCAAAGTGATTGTCTTTCGATTGAAGGACGAAGAGTATGGCGTAGAGGTTCATCAGGTTAAATCCATTGAAAAACTGGAGCACATCACAAGAGTTCCGCGAACGCCTAGTTTCGTCAAAGGGGTTATTAATCTGCGTGGCGTTGTGACACCGATTATTGACCTGCGCAATCGTTTTAGTCTCGAAGAAAGCGTCTATTCCGAAGCAACTCGAATCATTATCGTGGCCGTAGGTGAATTGGAAGTGGGTCTCATTGTAGATGCTGCTAATGATGTTATCGATATACCAGTTGATGCGATTGAACCGCCTCCAGAGGTTGTAGGAGGAGTGGAGGCTGCTTATTTGCGAGGAGTCGCGAAGCTGGATAAACGACTGTTAATCCTCTTAAACCTCGATAAAGTATTGAGCACAGAGGAAATCAAGCAGTTGGACGCAATTGAGGGGTAA
- a CDS encoding chemotaxis protein CheC, with translation MGDFTKFGDFQFDVLREIGNIGAGHAATALSKLIQKEIDMKVPQVKIIPFDEVADCVGGAETVVVTVFLRVEGDCPGNMFFILDLDSAKHLLEQITGINKDVYEWEELEISALHEIGNILTGSYLSSLADFTQLNLQPSVPALAVDMAGAILSYGLIALGQAGDFALTIDTAFFEGNDQVKGNFFLIPDPESLPILFRSLGVPFDGDY, from the coding sequence ATGGGCGATTTTACGAAGTTTGGGGATTTCCAATTTGACGTTTTACGGGAAATCGGGAACATCGGTGCTGGTCACGCTGCCACGGCTCTCTCCAAGCTCATACAAAAAGAAATCGATATGAAAGTTCCACAAGTCAAGATTATCCCCTTCGACGAAGTTGCAGATTGTGTAGGAGGAGCGGAAACTGTAGTAGTGACCGTGTTCCTCCGGGTTGAAGGCGATTGTCCAGGGAACATGTTTTTCATCCTTGATTTGGATTCTGCCAAGCATCTGCTCGAACAAATTACAGGAATTAATAAAGATGTGTACGAGTGGGAAGAGCTGGAGATCTCGGCGCTGCATGAGATTGGCAACATCTTAACAGGTTCTTATTTATCATCGTTAGCTGATTTTACACAATTAAATTTACAGCCGTCCGTACCTGCACTCGCTGTGGATATGGCTGGAGCTATTCTAAGTTATGGATTAATAGCGTTGGGTCAAGCGGGTGACTTTGCCCTCACGATTGACACCGCTTTTTTCGAAGGCAATGATCAAGTAAAAGGGAACTTTTTCTTAATTCCTGATCCTGAATCGCTCCCAATACTATTTCGTTCATTAGGGGTTCCGTTCGATGGAGATTATTAA
- a CDS encoding chemotaxis protein CheD has translation MEIIKIGMADLGVAKPPSKLRTTGLGSCVGVVLYDHIHKIAGMAHVMLPESSLAKGGELTIGKYADTAIPHLIQLMVKAGAETRHTVAKLAGGAQMFAFLGNNDTMRIGPRNVEACKLALKDARIKIVAEDTGGNCGRTIELDATNGILQIRTVNQGVKEV, from the coding sequence ATGGAGATTATTAAGATAGGGATGGCGGATCTCGGTGTGGCAAAGCCGCCGAGCAAGCTGCGTACTACCGGTTTAGGTTCTTGCGTAGGGGTAGTGCTCTACGATCATATCCATAAAATTGCAGGTATGGCACATGTTATGCTCCCTGAATCGTCTTTAGCTAAAGGCGGGGAGCTAACGATAGGCAAGTATGCGGATACAGCAATCCCCCATCTGATTCAGTTGATGGTGAAGGCTGGTGCGGAGACCAGACACACGGTTGCGAAATTGGCTGGCGGTGCACAAATGTTCGCATTTTTAGGGAATAATGACACCATGCGGATTGGGCCTCGAAATGTAGAGGCGTGCAAACTTGCATTGAAGGATGCTCGTATAAAGATCGTGGCAGAAGATACAGGGGGAAACTGCGGTCGGACAATAGAGTTAGATGCCACAAACGGCATTCTTCAAATCAGGACCGTAAATCAAGGTGTGAAGGAAGTATAA
- a CDS encoding FliA/WhiG family RNA polymerase sigma factor: MARLTSQEKAKEFDKWVMWKQEGSREAEVDLVTRFLPLVDKVANRLAINLPANVDKDDLISYGRFGLLDALAKFDHTRGLQFETYAMWRIRGAMIDGLRENDWIPRTVRDKAKKIEEAYTTLEQQMLRMPTDQEVSDYLGISKKELQQVFLETSLASMVSIDEAVGDEDEQKTARHSYIIDELTPRPENVAEVSSLKEVLVTVIDKLPEKERLVVSLFYFEEMTLSEIAEIMSLSPSRISQLHSKALFRLRSALSRWKSQLM, translated from the coding sequence GTGGCACGGCTAACCAGTCAAGAAAAAGCAAAAGAGTTCGATAAATGGGTCATGTGGAAGCAAGAGGGAAGTCGCGAGGCGGAGGTTGACTTGGTCACGCGGTTTTTGCCACTGGTAGATAAGGTGGCAAATCGGTTGGCAATTAATCTGCCAGCAAATGTGGACAAGGATGACTTGATTAGTTATGGGCGCTTTGGGCTATTGGACGCTTTGGCTAAATTCGATCATACCCGGGGTCTCCAATTTGAGACGTACGCCATGTGGCGGATTCGTGGTGCAATGATCGATGGACTACGCGAGAACGACTGGATCCCTCGTACTGTTCGAGACAAGGCCAAAAAAATCGAAGAAGCATACACCACCTTGGAACAGCAAATGCTGCGAATGCCAACCGATCAAGAAGTGTCTGATTATCTGGGAATAAGCAAAAAGGAGCTTCAACAGGTTTTCTTGGAAACCTCACTCGCCAGCATGGTTTCTATCGATGAGGCAGTAGGGGATGAAGACGAGCAAAAAACAGCAAGACATTCGTATATCATCGACGAGCTCACACCACGCCCTGAAAATGTGGCAGAAGTATCCAGCTTAAAAGAGGTTCTTGTAACGGTGATCGACAAATTGCCTGAAAAGGAACGACTGGTTGTCTCCTTGTTTTATTTTGAAGAAATGACCTTATCAGAAATTGCGGAAATCATGAGCTTGTCACCTTCAAGAATATCCCAGTTGCACTCCAAAGCTCTTTTCCGACTTCGTTCTGCGTTGTCCAGATGGAAATCGCAATTGATGTAA